ATCGCAGGACCCCTTTACCCCAGGACCTCCTGGTCCcaagacctccaagatcccaAGACCCCTGACCCCAGCACCCCAGGACCCCCAGACCCAAGCCTCTGCTCACCTTGAAGTTGACGGGGTCAACACGCAGGTTGTAGGCATGCAGGTTGCTAAGCTCAGACATGGCCTGGCTGAGGTTGTCCATGTTCTTCACGGCGTTGCCCAGGGCACCCAACACCTTCTTGCCGTGGCCACGGATCTGGTCAGAGCCGGGCGAAAGGTCGAAGTGAGGGAAGTAGGTCTTGGTCTGGGGATAGGCGGTGAACATCCTGCCGGAACGAGGCTGGTCATTCTGCTGCCCCGCAGCTCCCCCTGGCCCAGCCCGCACACCCCAGGATCTGGTCCGCACCCCTTGGCTCCCcctcccccattcccaccccaccAGGTGCTCCTGGGCCTGGCTCGCACCTAAGTAGAGCCTCAGCTCCGAATTCCTCCTGGTGAGAAGCAGCCTTCTCCCAGGCCTGCTGGATGAGCTTCTTGTCCTCGGCAGTCAGCATGGTGGCAgctggtggggtgggctggtggCTGATGGCAGTGCGTGGTGGAGGAGTCTGAGGGCCGACCTCTTATAGCTCCCTGCACACCCGCCCCAGCCTTATCTTATCCAcacggcggggccggggctgtgCAGCGCTGGGAGCAGGGAGCGGCGGTGCTTCGGGGGGCCCTGACACCCACAGAGGGGGCCCTGAGGgggccctgctgccctgccctgtcctaccctgccctgccctgctctgccagctgggTTGGCCCTCTGCACTTCATGCAGAGGGGATCCCAGGCAGCCCCTTGCCAGGCTGGAGGAAGGCATGCATCAGGGCTGCACCCTGTAGTTGGCAGCTACTGTCCTGTGGATGCTGCAACCTCGGCCTTGTGCTGCTTGGCACTCCTGTCACCATGCACCCTTCTTCCCTTGCCCAGAGCCTGCGTGGCTTCTTGTTCCCCAGGCCATGCTATCCTCCAGCCTCTGACACATCCAGCCCTCTCCAAAGAGCCCCTGGGCCTGTTCCCCTCCCATGCCACCTTTGTGCTCCCATCATCTGTCTGCAGCAGCCTAGAGAAACCTGGGTGAGGAAGAACCTCCTTTTTTGGCACCTGGTCTTTCCAAAGTCCATACCTGCTTGCTCATCATCCTTGCCTTGTTCCCATCCCACTGTGTGCTCCTGCCGCTCTCCCACAGGACATCCCATAGGGCATGCAGCGGTTGGGGACTGTCATATCCTTCATTGAGCCTCTGCATGAAATCACTGATACAAATCTGGGCTTAGGGATGTACCCCACACTGACCTACAATGTAAATTGTTGATCTAAACATTCAGGTTACCCAGAGACACACAAAGATAGGATGCTTTAAAAACTTACTGCTCACAGAAGGTGCCCTGGTCAACACCAGCAGATTTAGAGCAGCTCAGTGGTTTAAAAGTTCTGCATCTTATCTCTGTTCTCCTTGCCCAAATACAGTGCTTATGTTTGGTGAACAAGATGAGCACTGCAGCTTGTAGTGCCAGTTCATGCTCATTTGCTTAGGGCTTTGTGCACATCTTTTCATGTCAAAAATCTTCTGAGACCTGCATGAGCAGTGAGTGAACTGAGCAGGGAGCTCAGTAAATGAAGCTGGAATCACTCTGCCCTTAGACACAGACCCATCCAGGTGCACTGGGTGATATCACAGTTATTCACCTGCCCACAACACATGGATCACTCAGGTGGAGAACACACCAACAAACAAAGGAGGGGCTTCTGAATTTCAAGCTGCTCTAACACTCCAggtgttttttgtgtgtgtgaagagGTGACGTGTACCACTGTAAAGTCTTGGAAATActttggaagagaaagcaaggatgaaagcaaagaaattcaCATAAGTTTTatcagctgggagctggggtATTGGCCGAGAGGCATGGAAGGTCCATGCATTCCTGTCAGGGGAATGCCAAACACTGGGAATTTTGGTCCCTCAGTTATCATCATTGATCTCCAGGGGCCATTAGTCTTCCCAAATTTCAACAGCAAGCAAAGTTCCCGATACAAATATAGGAAATGTCAAGCTGAGGGGAAGGTGTCTTTACCAAACAGGAGGGAATAAGCAGGTGTGATTGCCTAAGGTGTTCACCTTGCCCAGACCCATTGGAGAAGAGCACGCACAGTCAATaagcagcactgccctgtgcaAATCATGCCATTTGGCAATGCAGCTGTTGTTCAGAACAGGCTGTGCTGGATTTTGGAGAGTCTAAACAAGAAGCCAGGGTCCATTCATTATTCTAGCAAGGTAAAAGAATATTTCCTGATCAGCTTTGCATTTGGTTGACATAGCTTCTGAACTGTGGGCAGTAATAGTCACAGGGCTCTATCCTGTTCTGGGCTTCTGCTCAGCAGTATGTTATTCTCATTATGTACATGAACTTACACAGCTTAGTAATTTTCCCTCTGTATTATGTAGTGATTTCCAAACACGGTGCCAAGACGCTAAGGTGGGGGTGGAACATGAAAGATGAAAGCACAGAGACCAGAGATCACAGTTGAATTATTTATTGTGGTCTGCAGATGGCTGAGCCCCTGCACAGGGCATTTGAGGGGACTGCATAGGAAGAATATCCAGAActtggcagctgctgtgtgccatcAGTGCACGTCCCTAACACAGTGTGGAAGCCATTTATCTGTACTTCTCAGTCAGAACAGAGGAAACGCTGGACAGGAACTTGTCCCATGCAGCATGAACTTCTGGGGTGAAATCACTGGGATAGCGGGCAGCCACGGAGCACAGGATACAgtgggaaagcagctgaaagggaaaaaaaaaaggtgaaatcCATTGTAATCAGTAACAGATGCCAACCTAAGAGTCTGCAACGTGCtctggaatgaaaaaaatacccaaCCAGGGTAATGTCCCAACCACGTCCCAACCAGGTAACAGATTAAACTGGACCAGATGGCTTGCTAGAAAATCCAGTCTCAGGTTAAAAATCAGCTGGGGAACCAGCAGCAACATAAGGCTGTACCACATAGTCAGGGATCAAGCTCCCATTAGTTTAAATGACCGGTGGCCTCTGGTTCTGTGGCTGGTAATTTTCATCCCTGAAATTGTGCCTGCTCACCTTGAAGTTCACTGGGTCCACCCTAAGGATGTAAGCATGCAGCTCGCTCAGTTTGGCCAAAGCACCTCTAATGTCATCGATGTTCTTCACAGCTTCCCCAATGGCATTCAGGACCTTGGAGCCATGACCACGAAGCTGAACTGAGCCTTGGCTGAGATCAAAGTGAGGGAAGTAGGTTTTTGTCTGAGGGTAGCTGGCAAAAAGCCTGGAGGAGAACAAGACAACAAAGTTCAGCAGTGGAAAAGGCATGTCTGATCTGGCAAAGCCTCAGGACAAGTGCActgcaaagctgcagaaatacaCTCCTTCAAACTGCAGTAAGCTGAATGAATGGTTGGTGTGAGTGGTGCTGGAGTCCCAGCAGGAATCTCACAATATTTCAGGCTGACTGTAAATAGCATTTAAATAACTTTGAACAACAACATCTAATAAATGTGGACAGCTGTTCTCTTAATGTCCATTACATGGCAACTTAGGTGATAAATCAGTTTAAGTTCATTTCCTAGTAGTGATAACCCTATTTCAGGACACCGAGTATGAATGACTTTGAATTCCTCTTTAGGGCTCCTAGCTATAAATTCTCAATTACTATAATAGGAAGCAAGCCCATAGAtggtaaaaatatatatttttttgctgtaaaattTTGAAGCCATCAGAATTTAGTAGCACAGGTGtgattccagaaaaaaatatcatgttaAATAACATACAGCTCATCAAGCAATTCTCATCAATCCTAACACGACTGCATGAATCTCACTCATGCAGCACTGAAGCAAGATGCATGCTAACAGCAAAATCAGAGGAAGCACCCTGTGCTGCGGGTGACTTACCTCTCCAGTGATTCTGCCCCAATGGCATCAATCTGGGCAGCCACCTTTGCCCAGATGGTGGTCACGGCAGCCTTCTCAGCTTGGGTCAGCGTCATTTTGCAGGAGAGTGCTGGCTCAGGCTCCCTTCAGTGAACACCCAGAGCAGGTTGTACTAAGTGCCCTCGCAGCCCTGGTTataaagaggaagaggagagcgGGCCTTGGCGTCTGTCCGCACTCATTGGTCACTCCAAAGGCCCACCCATGGGGGTGGGAGACCCTTATCTCCCCCTGAAACAAAGCCCATTTCGGTAAGGGTCAGTGCACTGGCCTCCTGGTTTGCTGGTGTTATCAGCTTCTTGCTTCTTAGCACGTACTGGCCGCGTGGCATGAAAAAGTTGACTGGGTGCATATGAACAGAGAGATAGAGGTAGAACATTCTAGTGATGGAGGATCAGGACGTGTCTTTAAGTGGATTTTGAGCAAACTAAAAAGCTTGGATAGTAATTTGTATTTGTCACCTTGCTTCAAACAGATGTGCACACAAGACTGGGTCTTTCTGGGCCATACCTCCAATACACACAGCCACTACATGGCCCAGTATTGCACATTCAGTACTTCTAGCACTAGGTAGTGCTAAGGACAGCTGGGATGTGTGCAGTATGGCTCGGGGGGGGAGTGAGACCCTGATTCTAAGGAAAACAGTGGAGATTTTGGCACATGTTCCAGCACTGTCAGGCATTTACCGGCCTCTTGTGAAGAGTTAGGGACTGACTCCACTGCTGATATTGCTGATTACAGCACCAGTAGTCATGATTCACATGGATACAGGGAGAGACAGCTTATGAAATCAAGTATAGTACTAAAAAGAAGCATGTTTATGGGAGAAAGCCCAGTCAGATGTGCACAGTTCCTCACTGTCCACAGATCTCAAGTTGCTGAATGCTTCCTGAGACAGTTGATATTGATATTTCCCAGCAGTTTGTTTCCTTAATCTGTAATTCCCTCTGATACAGATCTGAGCTGCATCAGTAAACACCCCATACTGCATCTCTTTGATTTGCAGCTGTGTGATTCTTACAGCCAGTTATCCCTTGTGCCTTGAAATAGCCCTCAGCACATCAGACAGTGCTGGTGTGCACTGCGCTGCATGCTGGGCATGCACACAAAGCCCAGTCCTGTGCTAGAAGGTTTGTGTCTTCAGTGCATGGACACATGTGATGGGTGAAGGGACAAATGAGTAAAGGAAAGGCCAGCATGGCTCTGTAATCACAGCTAAGTGGGCTAAGTATCCAGGAAATACCCAGCTGGAGATGGTTGCTACCAATGCTTGGGGAATATTGTGTCAGCACACGAAGCAGAGGTGAGTCCACCCCACTGAACCTCAGAAGCAGTGCACGGCAAGCTGGTGGCATGGGCAGGTGTCAGATCATGTTCTTTGCCCAACCAGCTCTGCATCTTGTGCTGAGCAGGTTGATGTGTATAAGCCAGATTCCTTCTCCAGATGTGTTTGTGtttcacagcactgccagcgGCTGCACGCAAtgtgctccagatgtggctGCCCTGCTGACAGGACAGGCACTAAGCTCTTTATACAGGAAAATGCTGTATTCAGTTTACATAGCTTAAATAGATGGAGGTATTGAGAGAAGCTGTATTCATCATCTCTAATTGCATGCATTTAGAAAACATGTGCAGTGTTCCAATaggaaaatactttgaaaataatgctgttgTTGTCTTCTTCTGAAAGCGCTACCTCCGACATCGCCCACTGCATGGCTGTGCTCCAAGCTCTGCTGACAGGGCTTGAGGGAAGTCCCCGTGACTCAGATATAGCCAGGCAGATGCCAGCAATACTCCTTCCTATTTTGCTGCCAGCTGTTTAACCTGAACAGCGATCCTCCACGACTGGAGGATTAATGTCAAAGTAGGCATGAAGATCAGAGTGATGCCTGCACCGGAGGCTTGTTGGTTGTACATGAACTACAAGCGCTGAAATCTTTATTGAATTTGGATTCTTTTTCCAAGAGTTGCTCCTCACTGTCACAAAAGTCAGAGCAGCCCAAAGGTGACAGTGGTTTGCTAGGAGGGGCTCACTGCTTGCCTAGGGTCAGAGTTGTGCTGGGGACAGCTTCAGGGGCTCTTCAGAAAGGAGCCTGGTGGGAGTAGAGTGATTTGCAGCCATGTGCAGCAATGTGACATGGAGAGTGATGAGCTGTCCTTTCTCAGCCAAGTTCCTTGCCCCACTGTTCCAGCTGCCCACAGGGTGCTAAGCCTTGGAGCTCCTGGCCCACGCGACTCAAGGAATTGGACAACACAGCCACTGTTGTTCCTCTGGTCGCAGGATTGATACATCCTCTGGGAAGCTGCTTCAAATGTGTATCTCCCtctctttctgttgcttttcataTTTAGGCTTCATAAACCTACAGCATGAGTACAGGCTATATATCTTTGTTATGAAGCTGTGAAATGTCTCCAGAGCcttgggaaggagcagcaggctgagctggcATGTagtcctgctgcacagcagcctggCTTTGGGGCTGCCTGTCCTGCCacgtgctgctcctgcaggaacAAAGCATGGAGCAAACatgaaaagtgtttttttgCACTAATGTAGGTCTTCTTTTCATCCTGCTCCCAAAGCAGGGTGTCAATTAAAGTCAACAACAGACCTGTTTGCTCACTATAAGTGGGGTTATAATTTCCAGCTCATTAAATGAGCGGTTGTACCTCTATGAGATGGGGTAACTGTCCCCATGGGTGTCTGTTCTGCACCGTCGCCTCTCTCTCAGGGGAATTTCAGCAGGTAACAGTGGCACACACATCTGCTCTAACTGAAGAATTTGGGTGCATTAAGCTTTGGAAATCTTAAAAGCAGAATCTTTATCCTGgctttattctttcatttcctacTAGCACTCAAAGAGCTTGCAGCTTTCTAGAGCTTTGCTTTAACTCATCTCCCAGAGCTGGAAGTGCCAAATACGCCTGCACTTTTTTTATTGAAGAATATAAAGTTAtgcttggaagcagacacactgGGAAATTCTAGCGTAGCTGCCCAGCACTGGAGCACGATGAATGCTCTGCTGTGATAACGTGGCTGCTCTTTAATCGCTCACCAACAACTCTCTCCCCTCAATGACAGCTTCTCTTGCTTCAATTGTTATCACCTGCCTGGCAGAGAATGGCTGTGCAGATTAAGCCCTCGCTGCGGGTGCTCATCTCCCTTTCAGTCCCCAACCACCCATCTCTGCCTGAAGTCCAAGGGAAGAATCTCGCAGAGAAAAACCCAGAGTGGGGATATCTCAGAGCATTCAAATATCTAAATATTGCTATCAAATACGGACGAACTTATGTGAAAAACCTGGGCCATTCTCTGACATAATTGCTGATAGTTTTCTGATCTTAGCTGGACACACAATAAGACAAATGAGCCAAAAGAGCTGCCAGGGGAATACAGTTTGTGGCACTTGCAGCTGGCCAGCAGCTTGTAGTTCTGGAGCTGTAATAATTGAACGATTCAAAGTGACCAAAGGAGATCTCAAGACATGAAAATAGTGAAGGGGTGTGTGGGCACATGGCAAGAGGTGGGAATGAACCTTGAGGCACCATGGGCACCGGAGAGGTGTGAGGTGCCAGGGGCACTGTGGATATGTGAGGTGCTGGAAGGCACTGGTGGTGCCAGGCTGATCTGGCGCACTGTGCATGGGCATGTGAGGTATTGATCCGAAATGGGAGCACTGGGCTGATGGAGGGAGCACTGCTGGGTAGCGTGAGGTGCTGGGCCGAGCTGTAAGCCCTTGGCTGAAGTGGGAGTGCTGAGTGGGGTGTGAGAGGTGCCGGGCTGAACAGGGGTCACAAGGGCTCAGACATCTTCTgactctaaggattctatgattctatattggCTGTCTGGAGGCACTGGGCTCCAACTTGGCATGCTGGGGGTCTGAATGTGAGATGCTGTGCTGCGCTGGGGGCACAAGGGCTCCAGTGTGATGTGCTGGGCTGAACGGGGGGGCACAGGGaagagagcctacaaacaggaggggaatcaactcttagaaagggtagataacagcaggaccAGGGGTTGAGGGAGGGAggatttaggttgaatgtcagggggaagttctttacagagagactggtgaggtgctggaacagctgcccagagaggttgcagatgccccgtccatccctggaggtgttcagggtcaggttggatggggccctgggcagcctgggctggtaatgaatgtggaggttggtggccctgcatgtggcagggggctggaggttcatgatccttgaggtcccttccaaccctggccattctgtgattgtgtgaaaCGTGAGATGCTGAGCTCTTGTGAGGACAAGAGGCTCCAACTTgacgtgctgtgctgcactggaaGCTCGGGGCTCAGCTGCGAGGTGCCGGGCTGCACTTCAGGCACACGTCTGCACTGCGTGGTGCCGGGAGGGACGGAGGGCACAAGGCCGAGGGCAGCCGCCGGGCACCCCGAAGCCGTGCGGGCCGCGCTGCGGGCACGGCGCCGAGCTGCGAGGCGCGGGGCCGCACCGAGGGCGCCGTAGCGGCGGCCCGGGCCCTGAGCGCGGGCCGCCCGGGAGCTCCGCGCCCGCAGCTCCGCCCCGCCGATCGGCCGCGGCTCGGGGGAaccggcggcggcggaggcgcGGAAGCGGAAGTCGCGCGGGCCGGGCCGCTTTCCTGCCGAGCCGCGTCGTTGCCCGCCCGGTGCTCGCTGCGGCGCGGCGGCATGGGCGAGAGCACCAGCCCCATCAGCGTTATCCTTGTGAGCTCGGGCAGCCGCGGCAACAAGCTGCTCTTCCGCTTCCCCTTCCAGCGCGGCGCCGAGCACCCCGCCGCCCAGGCCAGTAAGTGCGCGCCGGGCCCGGGGCCGCTCCGTGCCGCGGGGCCGCGATCCGGCCCGGTGCCGGCGGCCCCTCCACGGCCTCCCTCGGCTGGCGTGGCACCCCGCTGTCAGGCGCAGGGTTTGTGCTTGGATGGCCCGAGGGTCGGACCGCATCCCTGACGGTCCCCTCCTACTCGAGTTGCTCTATGAGTTCTGTCCGTTCCGCACAGCCCTGCCTTGGGTCTGCAGTGACGGATGTGGAGCCGTGCCCACGTGTGCGGCCAGCCCTGGCGTTGGTGTCCTGCGCTTTGCAGCGCGCTGCTGAAAAGCCAGAGTGGGTTTGGGAGGGCTTAGCGTGGTCAGTGCTGTGGGATTACAGCATCACGGCTTGCAAACCTAACCTGTCGCCGGGCAGCGTTACAATCAGGTTTCGGTTTCAGTGCGAGTGTGGTGCCTAGGAACATCTAACAGTTCAGGAGAACACACCAAAGTGATCATGAGAGGCACGTGTTGGGTGAGCCCTGTGTGTGATCTGGGGCTATTAACCAGGGATGAGGTTGTTTGCATGTTTTCCAGCTGCCatatgtcacagaatcacagtcatagaatcatctgaATTGGGATGGACTTTTAAAGGCCTTACGGTCCGACTCCCCCaaaatgaacagggacacccacagctccatcagtgctcagcgTTCACCCAGCCTGACACTGTCTCCAGGAGcagggcacccaccacctctctgggcaatctgtgccagtgcttctcCGCCCTTATTGCAAAGAACTTCCTCGCATCCAATCTGAATctgccctcttttagtttgaaaccattttcccttgtcctgtcacaccAGTCCCTGTATCTCGTGTGAGATTTAATGCCCCTTTTTAGATTGTGAGTCATCTTTCACTGaggaataattattttttaacccCATTTTGTCCTTATAAGTAAAATCCAAAAAGATTATTGCTATTTACTGTCTGCTTCCCTCCTGCCGCTCCCCAGCTTTTTGTTGGTAAGATTTGGATATGTGTCACTGCAGAGGGGGCTTCTGGAACATCACTACTGTCCTGAAACATGAGCAAGAATGTGGATAATTAATGAGATGAATTTTTGATTTTCGCTTCCTTGAATTGCAAAATGGCTCTGCTAACATGAATTGTTCCCTGGTACTTGGCAGGAAAGTTGTTTCtttgaatgcttttgttttctctatgtCCCTTGAAAATGTAAGCTTCTTGCTCCCGTTTGTTAATGTGTCTGAGTGGgagctgcaaaaacaaaaccaagaccTTACTGTACGCTTCAGGAGATTGCTCCCTGAGAAAGCTGTCTTTATTCTTTGCCTCAGATAAACCACGGAGTCGATATGCGGTGAATAGCTCTGGTGATACCTCAGAGGACCAAGATGGGGACTCCAGGTAGGGAGAAAACAATTCTCCTCATCTGACTTTACAACTGAGGAGGAGCTGGCCTCCTTTTTTCTTACTGCTAGTTCAGTAGGCAAACACTTGTAGTGCACAGATGACCTGCAGAGGGATATTGTAATGCTGAGTTAGGAGAAAATCAGTGTTTGATAGTAAGAAATGTCTAATGCTGGTGAGTCTGCTGTATTCCGGGCAAAGTGTAGCTCGGGTCAGCTGTGCTTGTTAGAAAGCCTGTGGTACTCTTTCAGAGCCAGGAGCATTGATCCTTTGGCTAAATTCCACTTTTCTCCACCTACCTACCTGTAACTGGCTCTCTTACACAGTTGCCTCATGTTCTTCCTTAGCTTAACAGTGATACAGAATTGCTGTGCACTACTGAGTAACTAACTTTGTTTCCGGGGATGTAGCTGCTTGTGTATTCATGAAGTGAAATAATGGCTCAGGAGGGCTCTGAGACTTAGAAACTGAGTTTTTCAGCTGCAGGAAATTAGGGAGTAACAAAAGCACCGAGCAGAGGTGGTGTGTTGTTCAGCATGCACATACATAGACGTGGGCCCTCTAACTGGTGTTGCTCTAAGGACCTTAGGAAAACAGTATAACAGAGGTATACAGTATAACACATCTTGCTTGAGGTCATTTGTGTCTATTACATCTGGTATTTTTGAAACCTTCCATTGCAGCGTTCTGCCTTGTCTCCATGGAACACAATGTGGTACAGTGCAGAACTGAAGCAAGACCAAAATGTGTTTCTCAAGTTTGATATCTGTTGAATGGCAGTTCAGACTGTCCACAGGACAGTGCCAGGTGTGCAGCCTGGGAGCGCTCAGTGAGTGTTTGGTGGTTGTGATAATTTGACAAATTGTGGTCAGATGAGACCACTGCTCGTAGTCCAGTATTTTACTGAAAGTAGTTTTAAGTATTGAATGGTTGAGTGTCCTGATGTGCAGTCTGCCTTAACCAAGGAGATGGTTTTATTGTAGCAGTGTGCAGGAATCAGGGGCTGAGGGCCAGCACTCAGGTCTCTTGGGTCAGGTATTAGCTATTAAGCTTCTAGGGAGCTGAGTTCCCTCTGCACAAAGTATCAGTTTTGTGGCACACCACCCAGTGGATGTGGGCCGTTCTGAAGCACTGAGTGAAAGAATACCAAGACAGAAATCCCCCTCTGCAGTGATGGCCTTCAGAAAAAGCAGTTGCTGTTTGTGCAGTCTTACACAGCAGTACACACACCAATCCATCCTGCACTGTCTGCACCTGATGGTTATTGAGGTTACTGGAGCTTTTA
This window of the Lagopus muta isolate bLagMut1 chromosome 15, bLagMut1 primary, whole genome shotgun sequence genome carries:
- the LOC125700847 gene encoding hemoglobin subunit alpha-D — translated: MLTAEDKKLIQQAWEKAASHQEEFGAEALLRMFTAYPQTKTYFPHFDLSPGSDQIRGHGKKVLGALGNAVKNMDNLSQAMSELSNLHAYNLRVDPVNFKLLSQCIQVVLAAHLGKDYTPEVHAAFDKFLSAVSAVLAEKYR
- the LOC125700575 gene encoding hemoglobin subunit pi, with translation MTLTQAEKAAVTTIWAKVAAQIDAIGAESLERLFASYPQTKTYFPHFDLSQGSVQLRGHGSKVLNAIGEAVKNIDDIRGALAKLSELHAYILRVDPVNFKLLSHCILCSVAARYPSDFTPEVHAAWDKFLSSVSSVLTEKYR